A genome region from Pyrenophora tritici-repentis strain M4 chromosome 9, whole genome shotgun sequence includes the following:
- a CDS encoding rve domain containing protein has product MAPSTAMDAIPKLQADGSNAYHWEAALKLYANIHSIGGLLDGSYMVTYPETPHYQTEPTTTSSAFNTPQLLLDAQQRVRAHNKEVTTQYDKDYELYRIYNSRESSLTLAILNTVPRSVWDNVMNLPTVRQKYEAITARYREQGVTEECTIWADFFKLRAQDCPSTANFTDKFKAGLAKLDVIADCKLSNKARVYQFILAINNAYPDYGRDRRADLRRNVTLNVDRMCSELIDEARRDDPIKTINTSIRASGGDNNRSQPLGDNNDANRSATRGRGNRGNGRAQRGRGRGSEGATQRPTNTSPYCKHCDCNHTGGGDNCWYTFPHLATEAWRQRQAQQQGKQQPTSTNAAAINAEGFAFTTVHLSEKVQSLTKETSNFKQRFIIDTGSSDHICNDRSKFQILHDTAPATINTGAGPITAKQVGTIQITVVTSEGVLNKVSFTNVLYAPDMFVSVLSHSKLRAKNLYYHGWDSKLYLMPSQQEIAFTPEIDKIPTLLLANTELEAARAFAFATAATTNPTGVLAPYREITLQELHELFGHADPKALKLLVANTTGLRLTTTQAFSCEACMLSKSKKQISRRSPARSTTFLHRIHIDIVGPVTPEGVNGERYWILYTDDYSRYRWIDFTDCKAAITSKLIQHLDKMETQHHVRVSIVHMDNDNMFLNQTTGRYFKDKGIISEPSTAYTPHQNGVAEASNYVVEVRARTMILAAPHISKSYWPYAAQYSIDVLNHSVSSAVLDSKTPRQLLFEHMKVANPVPNLCSFRTFGEAGYVHQPVQRRVQSAKFEPRSVKMYFVGREGSRIYLMWDPVTQSIHRTSSVAWPKHDVKAVVQEDTATTKPDQCFYIQDPPPALDPSSFPHHEVSLPEQGSGYVFDGLEAEAQSSFDFDADIDNYNVSVRVMRGFA; this is encoded by the coding sequence ATGGCGCCATCCACAGCGATGGACGCGATCCCAAAGCTACAAGCAGATGGTAGCAACGCTTACCACTGGGAAGCAGCATTGAAGCTGTACGCAAATATTCACTCTATCGGAGGTCTACTCGACGGCAGCTACATGGTCACATACCCAGAAACACCTCACTATCAAACTGAACCGACAACTACGTCATCGGCATTCAACACGCCACAACTTCTGCTTGACGCTCAGCAACGCGTACGAGCCCACAACAAAGAAGTTACTACACAGTACGACAAAGACTATGAGCTCTATCGTATTTACAACTCCCGAGAATCGTCTCTCACCTTGGCTATACTCAATACAGTACCAAGATCAGTATGGGACAACGTCATGAACCTGCCCACAGTGAGGCAGAAGTACGAAGCTATTACAGCTCGTTATCGTGAACAAGGCGTCACTGAAGAGTGTACTATCTGGGCAGATTTTTTCAAGCTGAGAGCTCAAGACTGCCCCTCTACAGCCAACTTCACCGACAAGTTTAAAGCAGGACTTGCAAAGCTTGACGTCATCGCAGACTGTAAGCTATCTAACAAAGCTCGAGTGTATCAGTTCATTCTTGCTATCAACAACGCCTACCCGGACTACGGACGCGATCGCCGCGCTGATCTGCGCCGCAACGTTACTCTGAACGTCGATCGCATGTGCAGCGAGCTCATTGACGAGGCCCGCCGCGACGACCCAATCAAGACCATTAACACGTCTATCCGAGCTTCTGGGGGTGACAACAACCGCAGTCAGCCTCTTGGTGATAACAACGACGCCAACAGAAGCGCCACCCGTGGCCGCGGCAATCGAGGCAATGGGCGAGCCCAGCGCGGACGAGGTAGAGGTTCTGAGGGTGCGACTCAGAGACCTACAAATACCTCCCCATACTGCAAGCACTGCGACTGCAACCATACTGGAGGAGGTGATAACTGCTGGTACACCTTTCCTCACCTCGCCACTGAAGCCTGGCGTCAGCGCCAAGCTCAACAACAAGGCAAACAACAGCCTACTAGCACCAACGCCGCAGCTATTAATGCTGAAGGCTTTGCCTTTACAACGGTTCATTTGTCAGAGAAGGTACAGAGTCTCACCAAGGAGACCTCTAACTTCAAACAACGATTCATTATCGATACTGGAAGCAGCGATCACATCTGCAATGATCGCAGCAAGTTCCAAATTCTACACGACACTGCTCCTGCTACAATTAATACTGGAGCCGGACCTATTACTGCTAAGCAGGTAGGTACCATTCAGATCACTGTCGTCACGTCAGAAGGTGTACTCAACAAGGTCTCCTTCACTAACGTGCTATACGCTCCGGACATGTTTGTATCAGTCCTCTCCCACTCTAAACTACGAGCGAAAAATCTCTATTACCACGGCTGGGACAGCAAGCTGTACCTCATGCCATCACAACAAGAGATCGCCTTCACACCTGAGATCGACAAGATCCCTACGCTCCTCCTCGCCAACACAGAGCTTGAGGCAGCTCGCGCGTTTGCCTTTGCAACCGCCGCAACCACCAACCCAACAGGTGTACTCGCTCCCTATCGCGAGATTACTCTCCAAGAGCTCCATGAGCTGTTTGGCCATGCCGACCCCAAAGCTCTTAAGCTTCTTGTCGCCAACACCACCGGCCTACGTCTCACTACAACACAGGCATTCTCATGCGAGGCCTGCATGTTATCCAAATCGAAGAAGCAGATCTCACGACGGTCTCCAGCCCGCTCAACCACGTTCCTCCATCGTATTCATATCGATATCGTTGGACCAGTGACGCCCGAAGGTGTCAACGGTGAGCGCTACTGGATACTGTACACCGACGACTACTCACGATACCGCTGGATTGATTTCACAGACTGCAAAGCAGCAATCACATCTAAGCTTATACAACACCTGGACAAGATggaaactcaacaccacgTTCGAGTGTCGATCGTTCACATGGACAACGACAACATGTTCCTCAACCAGACGACTGGGCGTTACTTCAAGGACAAAGGCATCATCTCCGAGCCTTCCACCGCCTATACACCCCACCAGAATGGAGTCGCTGAAGCCAGCAACTACGTAGTGGAGGTCCGAGCACGCACAATGATTTTGGCGGCGCCTCACATATCTAAGTCATACTGGCCATACGCAGCCCAGTACTCTATCGACGTCCTTAACCATAGCGTCAGCTCTGCTGTACTAGACAGTAAGACACCAAGACAGCTGCTATTTGAGCACATGAAGGTTGCAAACCCTGTGCCTAACCTATGCTCCTTCCGCACCTTCGGAGAAGCTGGGTACGTCCATCAACCAGTACAGCGACGAGTTCAGAGCGCCAAGTTCGAACCACGATCGGTCAAGATGTACTTCGTCGGTCGAGAAGGATCACGGATCTACCTTATGTGGGATCCAGTCACACAGTCCATACACCGTACGAGCAGTGTTGCTTGGCCTAAACACGACGTCAAAGCTGTAGTCCAAGAAGACACAGCTACAACCAAACCGGATCAATGCTTCTATATCCAAGATCCACCGCCAGCACTAGATCCCTCTTCATTTCCACACCATGAAGTCTCTCTCCCGGAGCAAGGTAGTGGTTATGTATTTGACGGACTAGAGGCTGAAGCGCAGTCTAGCTTTGACTTTGACGCGGACATTGACAACTataacgtgtccgtgcgcgtgatgcgcggattcgcgtga